One stretch of Zingiber officinale cultivar Zhangliang chromosome 6B, Zo_v1.1, whole genome shotgun sequence DNA includes these proteins:
- the LOC121988392 gene encoding ATP-dependent Clp protease proteolytic subunit-related protein 4, chloroplastic-like, which translates to MEVAFSSLRSIPADASRVVSVSPTSSWSSGRTAPRGSASFSSAPSRPSSLSCGVVATPFLGVGSVHSDFNGIRVPSLKLPTLSYGRRPKSGVVTMVIPFLRGTAWEQPPPDLASYLYKNRIVYLGMCLVPAVTELMMAEFLYLQYEDAKKPIYLYINSTGTTKGGEKSGYETEAFAIYDVMRYIKTPIFTLCIGNAWGEAALLLAAGAKGNRAALPSSTIMIRQPIARFQGQASDVDIARKEISNVKAELVALYSRHIGKSQDQIEEDIRRPKYFSPSEAVEYGIIDKVLYNEKGPEDRSVISDLKRGQLAETV; encoded by the exons ATGGAGGTTGCCTTCTCCTCGCTGCGCTCAATCCCTGCCGATGCCAGTCGCGTTGTGTCCGTTTCTCCCACATCGTCGTGGAGCAGCGGCAGGACAGCGCCGAGGGGCTCCGCCTCCTTTTCTTCCGCTCCCTCGAGGCCTTCTTCCCTGAGTTGCGGCGTCGTCGCTACTCCTTTCCTCGGTGTCGGGAGCGTCCATAGCGACTTCAACGGAATAAGGGTTCCCTCCCTGAAGCTGCCTACTCTATCCTACGGTCGCCGCCCAAAGAGTGGTGTCGTTACCATG GTCATTCCTTTCTTGAGAGGAACAGCATGGGAGCAACCGCCTCCCGATCTAGCTTCTTACTTGTATAAAAATCGAATTGTATATTTGGGCATGTGTCTTGTTCCAGCAGTGACAGAGTTAATGATGGCAGAGTTCCTATATCTTCAATATGAGGATGCTAAGAAGCCAATATACCTATACATTAATTCTACTGGTACAACGAAA GGTGGAGAAAAGTCGGGTTATGAAACAGAGGCCTTTGCAATTTATGATGTCATGAG GTATATTAAAACTCCAATATTCACACTGTGCATTGGCAATGCTTGGGGAGAAGCTGCACTACTCTTGGCTGCTGGTGCTAAAGGAAACCGTGCTGCTTTACCATCATCAACAATAATGATAAGGCAG CCAATTGCAAGATTTCAAGGTCAAGCGTCAGATGTTGACATTGCaagaaaagaaataagcaatGTGAAGGCTGAATTG GTTGCTCTATACTCGAGACATATTGGAAAATCCCAGGATCAGATCGAGGAAGATATCAGACGTCCTAAATATTTCAGTCCTAGTGAAGCAGTCGAATATGGGATCATTGATAAG GTATTGTACAACGAAAAAGGTCCGGAAGATCGAAGTGTTATCTCTGATCTTAAAAGAGGACAACTCGCCGAGACTGTTTAA